One part of the Pecten maximus chromosome 9, xPecMax1.1, whole genome shotgun sequence genome encodes these proteins:
- the LOC117335115 gene encoding collagen alpha-4(VI) chain-like, translating into MIGYVLLLLMVSEASSIIIDEDEYVWCDGNPADIFFLVDSSTSIWIKHFRMQREFLKNIVQLFPIGPTKMRIGLALFSDRYYRVMRFNQYNNTNDLQRAIGRIPHLYGSTHTGTALRKLRTREFPRARKNVTKIAVVLTDGVSFNVKETAKQAELLKKTGVFVFAVGIGKKPKMSELRKIGSEPSKQFVFSVAGFEVLNEIRGALAYKACRVTPEKVLPYCAARRPTDVMFGFESAAMGTYRSAHVRNMIANVTGYFGNMDDGTMQAGLFRGICNEKDIHLNEYKSKDDFVSDLQNATGGTRDILHDMKDTGYAAAYGGRENARKIAVIFIDDSTSDLNRVIEEIVQARSEGIEVFVVAIGDDIDLNDLVDVLDSPPEEHLVTASTHKNLDNIQGSFSDMLCDTIEEEPTPPPAA; encoded by the exons ATGATTGGATATGTATTGCTACTTCTGATg gTTTCAGAAGCCAGCTCCATTATCATCGACGAAGACGAGTATGTCT GGTGCGATGGTAACCCGGCGGACATCTTTTTTCTGGTAGACAGCTCCACAAGCATATGGATCAAGCATTTCCGGATGCAACGTGAATTCCTAAAGAACATTGTACAACTGTTCCCGATAGGTCCTACGAAAATGAGAATAGGACTAGCTCTGTTCTCCGACCGGTACTATCGGGTCATGCGCTTCAACCAGTACAACAACACAAATGACCTACAAAGAGCTATTGGACGCATTCCGCACCTATATGGATCTACCCATACGGGAACTGCACTCCGGAAACTCCGCACGAGAGAATTCCCGCGTGCGCGAAAGAACGTCACCAAAATAGCTGTTGTTTTAACAGATGGCGTGTCTTTCAATGTGAAGGAGACAGCTAAACAAGCTGAACTCTTAAAGAAGACCGGCGTGTTCGTTTTCGCTGTTGGCATCGGTAAGAAGCCGAAAATGAGCGAACTCCGAAAAATCGGAAGTGAACCATCCAAACAGTTTGTATTCTCTGTTGCTGGGTTTGAAGTTCTGAATGAAATCCGAGGAGCGTTGGCTTATAAAGCATGCAGAG TAACACCGGAAAAGGTTCTGCCTTACTGTGCTGCACGACGTCCGACCGATGTCATGTTTGGTTTTGAATCAGCTGCGATGGGCACGTACCGATCAGCGCATGTCCGGAACATGATCGCTAATGTCACAGGTTACTTTGGTAACATGGATGACGGGACTATGCAAGCAGGACTGTTCCGGGGAATATGCAACGAGAAGGACATACATCTAAATGAATACAAGTCAAAAGATGATTTTGTTTCTGATTTGCAAAACGCCACGGGGGGAACTAGAGACATCTTGCACGATATGAAGGATACAGGATATGCAGCAGCATACGGCGGTCGAGAAAATGCGAGAAAAATAGCTGTCATTTTTATAGACGATAGTACATCTGATCTCAACCGAGTCATTGAAGAAATTGTTCAGGCAAGGTCAGAGGGCATAGAAGTTTTTGTTGTTGCCATTGGCGACGACATTGACCTTAATGACCTTGTCGATGTCCTTGACAGTCCACCAGAGGAACATCTAGTCACTGCGTCGACACACAAAAATCTTGACAACATCCAGGGTTCCTTCTCCGATATGCTTTGTGACA CGATAGAAGAGGAACCCACGCCACCACCTGCAGCATAG
- the LOC117335116 gene encoding uncharacterized protein LOC117335116, which yields MKLAVQELSKSASRALGLLISKFYRAGGMTYSVFTKLYESLVQPVLLYCSAIWGQAERREINNVQNRAIKVFLGATKNTSNAGVIGDMGWLSTLSKQRIEVFRFYCRVKSANPDKLLRKIHNWSMRRRDSWDARVVKLGKKYSIENLLESAVRPTYHTVNAIKLKVQQKDESDWFGQIWNDRGLVYGNKLRTYRKFKKDRKPEHYAKQYMPRSKT from the exons ATGAAGCTAGCAGTGCAAGAACTATCAAAATCTGCAAGTCGAGCCCTTGGACTTCTTATTTCAAAGTTTTACCGTGCCGGTGGAATGACGTACTCTGTAttcacaaaactttatgaaagtCTAGTACAGCCAGTGCTACTGTATTGCTCTGCAATTTGGGGTCAGGCTGAACGTAGAGAAATCAACAACGTCCAAAACAGAGCAATCAAGGTGTTTCTTGGAGCGACAAAGAATACGTCAAACGCCGGCGTCATTGGTGACATGGGCTGGTTGTCTACCCTTAGCAAACAGAGGATTGAAGTGTTCAGGTTCTACTGTCGTGTGAAGTCTGCTAACCCTGACAAGTTACTAAGAAAGATTCACAACTGGTCCATGCGAAGGCGTGATTCGTGGGACGCGCGGGTAGTGAAACTCGGGAAAAAATACAGTATCGAAAACTTATTGGAATCTGCCGTCAGACCCACTTATCACACTGTAAACGCCATTAAACTTAAAGTTCAACAAAAAGACGAAAGTGACTGGTTCGGACAAATTTGGAACGATCGTGGTCTTGTGTACGGTAATAAGTTACGGACTTACCGGAAGTTTAAGAAAGACCGCAAACCAGAACATTATGCTAAACAGTACATGCCTA GATCTAAGACTTAA
- the LOC117335112 gene encoding LOW QUALITY PROTEIN: collagen alpha-1(XXII) chain-like (The sequence of the model RefSeq protein was modified relative to this genomic sequence to represent the inferred CDS: deleted 2 bases in 1 codon): MTNVILLTALMYTVTFAAPAQLQSKEDVFILCDGSPADIFFLLDSSSSIWEEDYKKQLKFIQTIVDYFPVSSTATRFGVGVFADRYKQVIDFDGFDNSDDLKIAIGEIKKGLGDTQTGRALRQVRKQAFSQARPEGHVLVVLTDGVSRNTRETRKEAAILKAQGIHVFAIGIGKASDTKELEAIGSEPKETYVQKVADFNVLNKIRTRLAFQVCKAPRPEPYCSAGMNTDVMFAYDATSMGNKECQTGSEFHW, from the exons ATGACGAACGTAATTCTACTAACAGCATTG ATGTACACGGTAACATTTGCTGCTCCAGCGCAACTACAGTCTAAAGAGGACGTTTTTATTT tatGTGATGGAAGTCCTGCAGATATTTTCTTCCTGCTGGACAGTTCCTCTAGTATCTGGGAAGAAGACTATAAAAAACAGCTTAAATTTATCCAGACGATTGTCGACTACTTCCCGGTATCATCTACAGCCACACGATTTGGAGTTGGTGTGTTCGCCGACCGTTACAAACAAGTGATTGACTTCGATGGTTTTGACAATTCTGACGACCTCAAAATCGCTATCGGTGAGATTAAAAAAGGTCTCGGAGACACTCAGACTGGTCGTGCCCTTAGACAAGTCAGGAAGCAGGCCTTTAGCCAGGCTAGGCCGGAG GGACATGTGTTAGTTGTGCTGACGGACGGAGTGTCAAGAAATACCAGGGAGACCAGAAAAGAAGCTGCCATTCTGAAGGCACAGGGCATCCATGTCTTCGCTATTGGGATAGGGAAGGCTTCAGATACGAAAGAGCTTGAGGCTATTGGCAGTGAGCCAAAGGAGACATACGTACAAAAAGTAGCAGATTTCAACGTTTTGAATAAAATACGCACAAGACTAGCCTTCCAAGTTTGCAAAG CACCCCGACCTGAGCCCTACTGCAGCGCTGGTATGAACACCGACGTAATGTTTGCTTACGATGCTACCAGTATGGGGAACAAGGAATGCCAGACGGGTTCAGAATTTCATTGGTGA